CGCGCACGCCGATGCGCCGCTGTTCCTGTTCCACCTGCTCGAGTGGATGGGCATCGATTACGAGCTGGACGTCGACGAGTTGAACGACCGCTGGGCCGACCCGCAGAACATCGACAGCTGGAGCCAGCTGGTCATCAAGCATACCGAAGACTCGGTCGACCGCATCACCCACGCCCCGCCCACGGGCATCTACGAGCTCGACTCCAAGGGCCAGATGCACTACGTGCGCATGCAGACGCACCGGCGAACCGTGCAGTTCGAGAATCGCGCCTTCTTCCTGCGCATCAGCAAGCCGGGGGATTATCGCTACGAGGGCGCCGACCTGGGCATCCTCGTGAGCCCGGGCCGGTTCATGGACGAGGACTTCCAGCTCACGCGCCGGGCCAAGCAATGGATCAAGGGCGTCCGTTCGTTCTACCGCGGTGATTCTGACTTTGGCGGCGAGGCAGCGCCCGAACTCACGGGCTTCAAGCTGCTGTGAGCCCACCCGCGACCACATCGCGCACGATGTCGTTTCGCGCCATGCGCGATGGCCCGGAATTAGAGCGCGCGTTCGAGGCGTACTGGCCCGCGTACCAGAAGTGGATGTCCCGGGCCAAGCCAAAGATAAGCTCGAAGACCGCGCGCGAAAAGCTGGGCGAGCACATGCCCGAACTGGTGCCGGCGTACGCGGCACTCCTGGCACAACTCGGCGACGACGCCGACGTGGCCCGCTTCCTCACGCTGTATCGCCCACCGCCGCTGGTGCGGGGTTGCACGCAGGCCATCTGGCAGGGCAAGGGGGGCCCCGCGATGGTGCGCAACTACGACCACGCGCCCCATTTGGCCGACGGCATCGTGCTTCGCGCCGATTGGGATGGCGTCTCGACGCTGTGCATGACCGACTGCATCTTCGGCGCCCTCGACGGCGTTAATGAGCACGGGCTCTGCGTCGCGCTCGCGTTCGGCGGACGCCAGGTCTCCGGCGACGGTTTTGCCGCCCCGCTGCTCGTGCGATACGCGCTGCAAACGTGCAGGACCGCGAGCGAAGCCGCCGAGGCCATCGCTCGAGTGCCGTGCTACATGACCTATACATTCGTCTGCCTGGACGCCTCGGGCGAGCACGCGACGGTGTACGCCGCCCCCGATCGGCCAAGCCGCATCGACCACGCCCGGGCCAGCACGAATCACCAGGGCAAGGTCGAGTGGCCGCAGTACGCCGCCTCGTGCAAGACGGTCGAGCGCCTCCACACCGCCCACGATCTGCTGGACGCCAAGGGACAATCCCTCGAATCGCTGGCCGAAGGTTTTCTCAAGGCTCCGATCTATCGCACGGGCTATTCCAAGGGCTCGGGCACGCTCTACACGAGCGTGTACACCCCCCAAGATCGTGGGCTCGATCTTCGTTGGCCCCAGGCCCGAATGCATCAGTCGCTCGACCGCTTCGAGCCGGGCGCAATCGAGGCCGAACTCGGAGGTGCACAGGTCGAACAAGAGCCGACGTGAACCCGCGGGCCGTGCATCCTGTATGAAGGAGCAAGACTTTCAGGGGGAACGACGATGTGGGGATGTCGCGTACGAAGTATGATTGGGTCGCTGACGCTCTCGGCTGCATCGCTGGCCGATCCGGCTCCGCTATCAGGCGTGGTGACGAGCGAGGCCGGCGGGGCCATCGAGGGCGCCCGCGTCGTGATCTGGACGGGCAACACGATCAACGACGTACCGCTGCTCTGCCCGAGTTGCTACGCCGACTGCGGCCGGGCCGAGACGACCGAAGGCGATGGCTCGTTCACGTTTGAGGATGTCAACGACCAGGTCGCCTTCCGCATGGTCATCGTGGCCGAGGGCCACCACCCGCTGCAGACCCAGTACGTGACACCCGGGCAGAACCCGCGGACATTCACGCTGCAACCTCGCGAAGCGGTGGAAGGGCCGTCGCGGCTGATCCGTGGCCGGGTGGTCGACGCCCAGGGCGGGCCCGTTGCCGACGCGAT
This portion of the Phycisphaerales bacterium genome encodes:
- a CDS encoding C45 family peptidase translates to MRDGPELERAFEAYWPAYQKWMSRAKPKISSKTAREKLGEHMPELVPAYAALLAQLGDDADVARFLTLYRPPPLVRGCTQAIWQGKGGPAMVRNYDHAPHLADGIVLRADWDGVSTLCMTDCIFGALDGVNEHGLCVALAFGGRQVSGDGFAAPLLVRYALQTCRTASEAAEAIARVPCYMTYTFVCLDASGEHATVYAAPDRPSRIDHARASTNHQGKVEWPQYAASCKTVERLHTAHDLLDAKGQSLESLAEGFLKAPIYRTGYSKGSGTLYTSVYTPQDRGLDLRWPQARMHQSLDRFEPGAIEAELGGAQVEQEPT